The Mastacembelus armatus chromosome 9, fMasArm1.2, whole genome shotgun sequence genome contains a region encoding:
- the tmem175 gene encoding endosomal/lysosomal proton channel TMEM175 isoform X2: MMLITFLPYTFSLMATFPKNILGLLLFCGCVMVIGVIQSVIVLYAFSRPFLLNEQIQISENQTFYKHHILKVIMRVPIMCFFASIFSFIFFQLSYVLLAIIIFLPYISQCLKWCRSKAIGQVEETPDSMLFYTYLPNEPLNKDRVEAFSDGVYAIVATLLILDICEDNVPDPSAVEKQFGGSLVAALQVYGPEYLAYFGSFATVGLLWFVHHSLFLHVTKATRFMGLLNTFSLAFVGGLPLAYQLTHEFPRNSRNELEAIQISCVIIFFAGIFQLTILVVALYNQRETLHPYVWYGGREHVFMLAKLALYPCVALGTFFLTCILSRFSAPIFHLMEITVPFAFLVLRLLVRVGLALLRLIFCPDRPDSRTVVEVEDETREPLNTLVT, from the exons ATGATGCTGATAACCTTCCTACCATACACA ttctCACTGATGGCAACTTTCCCTAAGAACATCCTCGGGCTTTTACTCttctgtgggtgtgtgatgGTGATCGGCGTCATTCAG TCGGTGATTGTGTTGTACGCCTTCAGTCGGCCGTTCCTGCTGAACGAACAGATCCAGATCTCAGAAAACCAAACGTTCTACAAGCACCACATCCTCAAAGTCATCATGAGAGTGCCCATCATGTGCTTCTTCGCCAGCATCTTCTCCTTTATCTTCTTCCAGCTG tcTTATGTGCTGTTAGCCATTATCATCTTCCTGCCCTACATCTCCCAGTGTTTGAAGTGGTGTCGCAGCAAAGCAATTG gacaggtggaggagactCCAGACTCCATGTTGTTTTACACTTACCTGCCCAACGAGCCCCTCAATAAGGACCGAGTGGAGGCGTTCAGTGACGGAGTTTACGCCATCGTGGCGACTCTTCTCATCCTGGACATATG CGAGGACAATGTTCCAGACCCGTCAGCAGTAGAGAAGCAGTTTGGCGGCAGCCTGGTAGCAGCTCTGCAGGTCTATGGTCCAGAGTATCTCGCTTACTTTGGCTCGTTCGCCACTGTGGGCCTGCTCTGGTTTGTCCACCACTCGCTCTTCCTCCACGTGACCAAGGCCACACGCTTCATGGGCCTGCTGAACACCTTCTCTCTGGCTTTTGTCGGAGGTTTGCCTTTAGCTTATCAACTGACGCACGAATTCCCACGCAACTCTCGCAACGAACTGGAAGCCATTCAGATTAGCTGTGTGATCATTTTCTTCGCAGGCATATTTCAACTCACCATCTTGGTGGTTGCTCTTTACAATCAGCGGGAAACTCTGCACCCTTACGTGTGGTATGGCGGGCGTGAGCACGTGTTCATGCTGGCCAAGCTGGCTTTGTACCCCTGCGTAGCTTTAGGGACTTTTTTCCTAACTTGTATTTTGAGTAGATTTAGTGCCCCAATTTTCCACCTGATGGAGATCACGGTGCCTTTTGCTTTTCTCGTGCTCAGGCTGCTGGTGCGTGTTGGGCTAGCGCTGTTACGGCTCATTTTCTGCCCCGACAGGCCCGACTCGAGGACTGTGGTAGAGGTGGAAGATGAGACGAGAGAGCCACTTAACACCTTAGTCACTTAG
- the cds1 gene encoding phosphatidate cytidylyltransferase 2 encodes MTLTSRRRNEPNMTELRKRGGGGGDPDSTDNISDKEADGDDRLGLQGDADGECDGDSKADTPDVPPSTADLDNTPEYLNKALEGLPPRWKNYWIRGVLSLAMISGFFLIIYMGPVTLIFVVMTIQIKCFHEIITIGYRVYHSYELPWFRSLSWYFLICVNYFFYGETVADYFGALVQREEPLQFLARYHRFISFALYLAGFCMFVLSLVKKHYRLQFYMFAWTHVTLLIVVTQSHLVIQNLFEGMIWFIVPISIVICNDIMAYLFGFFFGRTPLIKLSPKKTWEGFIGGFFSTVVFGFFLAYLLSQFQYFVCPVGINSETNGFTVECEPSDIFVMQEYTLPTVVQNTLRQKTVNLYPFQIHSIFLSSFASLIGPFGGFFASGFKRAFKIKDFASTIPGHGGIMDRFDCQYLMATFTHVYIASFVRGPNPSKVLQQLLMLQPEQQLSIFHTLHSHLRDRGILPPAAAQAK; translated from the exons GAGGCTGATGGCGATGACAGGCTGGGGCTGCAAGGCGACGCAGATGGAGAATGTGATGGCGATTCCAAAGCCGACACTCCAGATGTTCCTCCCTCCACAGCAGACTTGGACAACACTCCAGAATACCTGAACAAAGCTCTGGAGGGGCTGCCGCCCAG ATGGAAGAACTATTGGATACGGGGAGTTCTGTCTTTAGCCATGATTTCAGGCTTTTTCCTCATCATCTATATGGGACCTGTCACTCTTATATTTGTG GTGATGACTATCCAAATCAAGTGTTTCCACGAAATCATCACCATTGGCTACAGAGTTTACCATTCCTATGAGCTGCCTTGGTTCAGGTCACTAAGCTG GTACTTCCTGATTTGTGTCAACTACTTCTTCTATGGTGAAACTGTAGCGGACTACTTTGGGGCTCTGGTGCAGAGGGAGGAACCTCTGCAGTTCCTGGCTCGCTATCACCGCTTCATCTCCTTCGCTTTGTACCTCGCAG gtttctgcatgtttgtgctgaGTTTAGTGAAGAAACATTACCGCCTGCAGTTTTATATG TTTGCTTGGACCCATGTGACCCTGTTGATTGTGGTAACTCAGTCCCACCTTGTCATTCAGAACCTGTTTGAAGGAATGATCTG GTTCATTGTCCCCATCTCCATCGTGATCTGCAATGACATCATGGCCTATCTATTTGGATTCTTCTTTGGGAGGACTCCGCTCATCAAG ctCTCACCCAAGAAGACCTGGGAAGGCTTCATTGGAGGTTTCTTCTCCACTGTGGTCTTTGGCTTCTTT CTGGCCTACCTCCTGTCTCAGTTCCAGTACTTTGTGTGTCCAGTGGGCATCAACAGTGAGACCAATGGCTTTACAGTTGAATGTGAGCCTTCTGATATATTTGTGATGCAGGAGTACACTCTTCCCACTGTCGtacaaaacacactgagacag AAAACGGTAAACCTGTACCCCTTCCAGATCCACAGCATCTTCCTCTCATCCTTTGCGTCTCTCATCGGGCCATTTGGCGGCTTCTTCGCTAGCGGCTTCAAGCGAGCCtttaaaatcaaa GACTTTGCCAGCACCATCCCAGGCCACGGCGGCATCATGGATCGGTTTGACTGTCAGTACCTGATGGCCACCTTCACGCACGTCTATATAGCCAGCTTCGTCAG GGGCCCAAACCCCAGCAAagttctgcagcagctgttgatGCTTCAGCCTGAACAGCAGCTCAGCATCTTCCACACTCTGCACTCCCACCTGAGAGACAGGGGAATACTGCCCCCCGCTGCCGCCCAGGCTAAATGA